Proteins from a genomic interval of Diceros bicornis minor isolate mBicDic1 chromosome 34, mDicBic1.mat.cur, whole genome shotgun sequence:
- the LOC131397684 gene encoding vomeronasal type-1 receptor 3-like gives MASWDLVIGMIFLLQMMVGILGNFCLLHHYLFLYYTGCRLRCTDLILKHLTVANSLVILSRGVPQTMAALGLKDFLGNIGCKLVFYVHRVGRDVSIGTSCLLSVFQVITISPMNFRWAELKVKAPKYLGTLNILCWVLSMVLNITVLAYATGKWRNKNTTKKHNFGYCYIVHSENITDSFSLVLMLFNDCFCLGLMIWSSGSMVYILHRHKKQVEYMHTNNLSHRSFPETRATQRILILVSTFVSLCTLSSIFHICSVVLNNHHLWLVELSTFITACFPTVSPYILMSHDSRASRLCFA, from the coding sequence ATGGCATCTTGGGATTTGGTGATAGGAATGATCTTTTTATTACAGATGATGGTGGgaattctggggaatttctgtcttcttcaccATTATCTCTTTCTTTATTACACAGGATGCAGGTTGAGGTGCACAGATTTGATTCTCAAGCACCTGACTGTAGCTAACTCCTTAGTCATTCTCTCTAGAGGAGTCCCCCAGACAATGGCAGCTTTGGGCTTAAAAGATTTCCTTGGTAATATTGGATGTAAACTTGTCTTCTATGTTCACAGAGTGGGCAGGGATGTGTCCATTGGCACCAGctgcctcttgagtgtcttccagGTGATCACAATCAGCCCCATGAACTTCAGGTGGGCAGAACTTAAGGTGAAAGCTCCCAAGTACCTGGGCACCCTCAACATCCTCTGCTGGGTCCTGAGCATGGTATTAAATATTACAGTTCTTGCATATGCGActggaaaatggagaaataaaaataccacaaaaaaacacaattttggCTACTGTTATATTGTACATTCTGAGAACATCACAGACTCCTTCTCTTTAGTATTAATGTTATTCAATGATTGTTTCTGTTTGGGGCTCATGATCTGGTCCAGCGGCTCCATGGTTTACATCCTGCACAGGCATAAGAAGCAGGTAGAATATATGCACACAAACAATCTCTCCCACAGATCGTTCCCTGAGACCAGAGCCACCCAACGCATCCTTATCCTGGTGAGCACCTTTGTATCTCTGTGCACTCTCTCCTCTATCTTTCACATTTGTTCAGTTGTTTTAAATAATCACCATTTGTGGCTGGTGGAGCTTTCTACATTCATTACTGCCTGTTTTCCAACTGTAAGCCCCTACATTCTCATGAGTCATGACTCCAGAGCATCCAGGCTCTGTTTTGCTTGA